Proteins from a single region of Perca fluviatilis unplaced genomic scaffold, GENO_Pfluv_1.0 PFLUV_unplaced_scaf_115, whole genome shotgun sequence:
- the LOC120555036 gene encoding mucin-2-like encodes MKMKMKSRLLYAPMAMVVMSALVGLTYSTTAPKAPTTTPKTTTPKTTTPKAPTTTPKTTTPKTTTPKTTTPKPPTTPRWTTTTGASGLDLNGKMFTLSRNGGGISFYSPYYSPTTPHYTTRRYTTRPYYIPTPRPTTTPRPTTTRPWTTAPPTRGEYIHKLHNQTETQLCGPVHTNDTSIRIWTRVCLTVDTVKNVAQVFSDWSMSIRKLLPTKYVWSGEPVIDFSGFDGQVTDVQVWDYPLHYREVFNYMISGSYGSYSGSALSWSYISYSPRGDVLLEDAYQPQWQDRQPISRSKERKWRRPKGEKKTMEFFHFNEGKREQL; translated from the exons atgaagatgaagatgaagagcAGGCTGCTTTATGCTCCCATGGCGATGGTAGTGATGTCAGCATTGGTCGGACTCACCTACTCGACTACAGCTCCTAAAGCGCCGACTACAACTCCTAAGACTACAACTCCTAAGACTACAACTCCTAAAGCGCCGACTACAACTCCTAAGACTACAACTCCTAAGACTACAACTCCTAAGACTACAACTCCTAAACCGCCGACCACGCCAAGATGGACCACCACAACAG gAGCTTCTGGACTAGATTTAAATGGGAAGATGTTCACTTTGTCTCGTAATGGAGGAGGAATATCCTTCTATTCACCCTATTATTCTCCTACCACGCCCCACTACACCACCCGTAGATACACCACTCGTCCCTACTACATCCCCACCCCCCGACCAACCACCACCCCCCGACCAACCACCACTCGCCCCTGGACCACAGCACCTCCTACTAGAGGTGAGTACATTCACAAACTACAtaaccaaacagaaacacagt TGTGTGGTCCG GTTCATACAAACGACACATCTATTCGAATCTGGACCAGAGTCTGCCTCACTGTGGACACCGTGAAGAATGTGGCCCAGGTGTTCAGCGACTGGAGCATGAGCATCAGGAAGCTGCTGCCTACTAAG tatgtctGGTCAGGTGAGCCTGTGATTGATTTTTCAGGTTTTGATGGTCAGGTGACAGACGTCCAGGTCTGGGATTATCCTCTCCACTACAGAGAAGTCTTCAACTACATGATCAGCGGTAGCTacgg GTCGTACTCTGGCTCCGCCCTCTCCTGGTCCTACATCAGCTACTCCCCCAGAGGAGACGTCCTGCTGGAGGACGCCTATCAACCGCAGTGGCAGGACCGACAGCCAATCAGCCGCAGCAAGGAGAGGAAATGGCGTCGGCCAAAGGGAGAGAAGAAGACCATGGAGTTTTTCCATTTTAACGAGGGAAAGAGAGAACAGctttaa